Proteins from a single region of Runella sp. SP2:
- a CDS encoding SNF2-related protein — translation MAFYKGLIFESLAALRREASTAVRQRGNDIYRNGGVKMTSFNGDYYGAKFEVESQSSFEKYELELVNLDDAEGVQSYCDCSSEHYPCKHAVAASLALDEYLERDNKKPKASVQDLQKVIIDLTNGKRPQAPKVIEFQDKGLFSMSDVTLEIPSLEEHYIQRHCSPQHWMGRRHYLNVFSVLKENDSETLDVYVKKDGRYAVTVKRLEKGCVHLSCSCEQKLRTPLCEHMMGALVWLKMQYGAHYLESLRDWSPEKSALLERYGYTLDDNLEGKFDFKINPKGELEIILLDKSIQPIEGVEWNNILKSTLPVKSNSPFVPVNAGKERLVYVYIFEQFSVKTLPFMRLEIAKGNLNAKSGKVTNVTRSTWGDKERPTTQTEDLEIIKTSRLLEQEFLHETLRQRGHKISANSWNLNYTSEAIDEALEITGKVLEKLFPMLVEKVVRVNKKNDSYGNTGHAVKVTETPLDLHFKLSRTGQETLLEAFVVLPTGEQISFQQLQDVGTYWLVVLPDNLLCRFRSTAAAKVARHFLELGGAIRLRSVRDDDFFNGFVIPLADQFSLEFDKGQSITQADLEWQEGRVYLKEVEDNLLIVPAFIYSSDDEASIELPRDFRQARVNAYKNTVQIQRRDRDAEEQFVQFLQSQHPDFAHQTDEYFYLPADSVLENGWLFQFYEALNQRGAKLFGFNNLKKFRYNPNKATFKIKNSSGIDWFDLQIEISFGEQVVSLAQVRKAILKKQNYVELKDGSFGLLPDEWVAQYAQLFRFGKVDDKKDTLRLSKQHFTILERYKEYIENPKLIRELDDKREKLLDFREIKDIALPKNVQAQLRPYQEEGYKWLNFLDEFGWGGCLADDMGLGKTLQMLTFLQEQKNRFPKGVHLVVVPKTLIFNWQAEAAKFCPELRLYVHTGPQRTKNTRVFNKYDIILSTYGSVRSDIELLQDFRFHYVILDEAQAIKNPDSMIAKAVKLINAKNRLTMTGTPVENNTFDLYSQFDFLNPGFLGAEDFFRAEYAVLIDKYQDKTRAAELRRMVYPFMLKRTKEEVAKDLPEKTETVLFCEMDKRQRKVYNAFKDKYRDLIAGKMDEVGREQASFLILEGLLKLRQICDSPALLSDDEDYGNDSVKLDEIVREIEENASDHKIVIFSQFLKMLDLIKVKLERDRIPYEYLDGQTNDRAERVNRFQGDESCRVFLMSLKAGGVGLNLTEADYVYIVDPWWNPAVEQQAIDRVHRIGQTKRVFAYRMICKDTIEEKIMQLQERKRALADDLISTDAGFLKKLDKDDILQLFS, via the coding sequence ATGGCTTTTTATAAAGGACTTATTTTTGAGAGTTTAGCAGCGTTACGAAGGGAAGCATCGACAGCAGTGCGGCAGCGAGGGAATGATATTTACCGAAATGGAGGGGTGAAAATGACGTCCTTCAACGGAGATTATTATGGGGCTAAATTTGAAGTAGAAAGCCAGTCTAGTTTTGAAAAATATGAATTAGAACTGGTTAACCTCGACGATGCCGAGGGCGTTCAAAGTTATTGTGATTGTTCTTCAGAGCATTACCCTTGCAAGCACGCCGTGGCGGCGTCGTTGGCCTTAGATGAATACCTTGAGCGTGACAATAAAAAACCGAAAGCATCGGTGCAAGACCTTCAAAAGGTGATCATTGACCTGACCAATGGTAAACGCCCGCAAGCGCCCAAAGTCATAGAGTTTCAGGACAAGGGGCTGTTTTCGATGTCGGATGTCACCCTCGAAATTCCGTCCTTGGAGGAGCACTATATTCAGCGGCATTGCTCACCTCAGCACTGGATGGGGCGGCGTCATTATTTGAATGTGTTTTCGGTTTTGAAAGAAAACGACTCTGAGACGCTGGATGTGTATGTAAAAAAAGACGGACGATATGCCGTGACGGTGAAGCGTTTGGAAAAAGGGTGTGTACATCTGTCGTGTAGTTGTGAGCAAAAGCTGCGCACGCCGCTGTGCGAACACATGATGGGGGCATTGGTTTGGTTAAAAATGCAATACGGTGCTCATTACCTCGAATCGCTGCGGGATTGGAGCCCAGAAAAAAGCGCTTTATTGGAGCGTTATGGATATACATTGGACGATAATTTGGAGGGGAAATTTGATTTTAAAATCAATCCAAAAGGGGAACTAGAAATTATTTTGTTGGACAAAAGCATTCAGCCCATTGAGGGGGTGGAATGGAACAACATTCTGAAAAGTACCCTGCCTGTGAAGTCCAATAGCCCTTTTGTCCCCGTTAATGCGGGTAAAGAGCGGTTGGTTTACGTGTATATTTTTGAGCAATTTTCGGTAAAAACCCTGCCCTTTATGCGCCTGGAAATTGCCAAAGGAAACCTCAACGCTAAATCAGGCAAAGTAACGAACGTCACCCGCAGTACGTGGGGCGACAAAGAACGACCAACTACCCAAACGGAAGACTTAGAGATTATCAAAACCAGCCGTTTGCTGGAACAAGAGTTTTTGCACGAGACCCTTCGCCAACGTGGGCATAAAATTTCCGCCAATTCTTGGAACTTGAACTACACCAGCGAGGCCATCGACGAAGCGCTGGAAATTACGGGCAAGGTACTGGAAAAATTGTTTCCGATGTTGGTGGAAAAAGTGGTTCGGGTCAACAAAAAAAATGACAGTTATGGAAATACGGGCCATGCAGTAAAGGTGACAGAAACACCGCTTGATTTGCATTTTAAACTATCTCGGACGGGGCAGGAGACTTTGTTGGAGGCATTTGTGGTGCTTCCAACGGGAGAACAAATTTCTTTTCAGCAATTACAAGATGTCGGAACGTACTGGCTGGTTGTGTTGCCCGATAACCTTTTATGCCGTTTTCGGTCAACAGCAGCAGCCAAAGTAGCACGCCATTTCTTGGAATTGGGCGGGGCTATTCGCCTACGAAGTGTACGCGACGATGACTTTTTTAATGGGTTTGTGATTCCATTGGCCGACCAGTTTTCGTTGGAATTTGACAAAGGCCAATCCATTACGCAAGCCGATTTAGAATGGCAGGAAGGTCGGGTGTATTTGAAAGAAGTTGAGGATAATTTGCTGATAGTCCCCGCTTTTATTTATTCCAGCGACGATGAAGCGTCGATAGAATTACCGCGAGATTTTCGGCAAGCACGCGTAAATGCTTATAAAAATACGGTGCAAATTCAGCGGCGTGACCGAGATGCGGAAGAACAGTTTGTGCAATTTTTGCAAAGCCAACATCCTGATTTTGCCCACCAAACGGACGAATATTTTTATTTGCCTGCCGATTCGGTGTTGGAAAATGGCTGGTTGTTTCAGTTTTATGAAGCATTGAACCAACGTGGCGCCAAACTTTTTGGCTTCAATAACCTCAAAAAATTCCGATACAATCCCAACAAGGCGACCTTCAAAATCAAAAACTCGTCGGGAATCGACTGGTTTGATTTACAGATAGAAATTTCGTTTGGCGAACAGGTCGTCTCCTTGGCGCAAGTACGAAAGGCTATTTTAAAGAAACAAAATTACGTTGAGTTAAAAGACGGTTCGTTTGGCTTATTGCCCGATGAGTGGGTAGCGCAGTACGCCCAGCTGTTTCGTTTTGGAAAAGTGGATGACAAGAAAGACACCCTCCGTTTATCAAAACAGCATTTTACAATTTTGGAACGTTACAAAGAGTATATCGAAAATCCGAAATTGATACGTGAACTAGATGATAAACGTGAGAAATTGCTTGATTTTCGCGAAATTAAAGACATTGCATTGCCCAAAAATGTGCAGGCGCAGTTGCGACCTTACCAAGAAGAAGGCTACAAGTGGCTCAATTTTTTGGATGAATTTGGCTGGGGAGGCTGCTTGGCCGATGATATGGGGTTGGGAAAAACGTTGCAGATGCTGACGTTTTTGCAAGAACAAAAAAATCGTTTTCCCAAAGGGGTTCATTTGGTGGTAGTGCCCAAAACCTTGATTTTTAACTGGCAAGCCGAAGCCGCTAAATTTTGCCCCGAATTGCGTTTATACGTCCATACGGGGCCACAAAGAACCAAAAATACGCGCGTTTTTAACAAATACGACATCATTTTGTCCACCTACGGCTCCGTACGTTCGGACATAGAGTTGCTGCAGGATTTTCGGTTTCATTACGTGATTTTGGACGAAGCGCAGGCCATTAAAAATCCTGACTCGATGATTGCGAAGGCGGTAAAATTGATTAACGCCAAAAACCGCTTGACAATGACAGGGACGCCCGTTGAAAACAACACCTTTGATTTATACTCCCAATTTGATTTTCTAAACCCTGGTTTTTTGGGGGCTGAGGATTTCTTCCGCGCCGAATACGCAGTATTAATTGATAAATACCAAGACAAAACGCGCGCGGCGGAGCTACGCCGAATGGTATATCCATTCATGCTCAAACGTACCAAAGAAGAGGTGGCCAAAGACTTGCCAGAAAAGACAGAAACGGTGCTGTTTTGCGAAATGGACAAACGTCAACGCAAAGTTTACAATGCTTTTAAGGACAAATACCGTGATTTAATTGCGGGAAAAATGGACGAAGTAGGCCGTGAACAAGCATCGTTCTTGATTTTGGAAGGGTTATTAAAACTACGTCAAATTTGTGATTCGCCCGCCTTGCTTTCCGATGATGAAGATTATGGAAACGACTCGGTGAAGCTGGACGAAATTGTGAGAGAAATTGAAGAAAATGCTTCTGATCATAAAATTGTCATTTTCAGTCAGTTCTTAAAAATGCTTGACCTCATCAAAGTAAAACTCGAACGCGACCGAATTCCTTACGAATACTTAGACGGCCAGACCAACGACCGTGCCGAACGGGTGAATCGTTTTCAAGGCGATGAATCCTGTCGGGTGTTTTTGATGAGTCTAAAAGCAGGGGGCGTTGGTCTGAATTTGACGGAAGCCGATTATGTGTATATTGTAGATCCGTGGTGGAACCCCGCCGTGGAACAACAGGCGATTGACCGCGTTCACCGCATTGGCCAAACCAAACGGGTTTTTGCTTATCGGATGATTTGCAAAGACACCATCGAGGAAAAAATCATGCAACTCCAAGAACGAAAACGCGCCTTGGCCGATGATTTGATTTCGACGGATGCTGGGTTCTTGAAAAAACTGGATAAAGACGATATTTTGCAGTTGTTTAGTTAA
- the eat gene encoding ethanolamine permease, whose product MSTYEPPSQPTTTLHKVITTPQLWAIAVGLVISGVYFGWNYGWAVAGTLGFLVATLIVTVFYLTFIFSYTELTAAIPEAGGAFSYAYRAFGPIMGFVAGFATLVDFVMGPPAIAFALGGYAHFLHPDLSVMGVAVGTYVVFIAINLFGMRDSANFSLIITALSVVELLVFMGLVWPFYKTENFIAHNPPITAGGVFEALPFAIWFYVAIEGVAMVAEEVKEPKRTIAKGYIMSILTLVVLALGTMVLSGGATDWRTLIDMDYPLPETLSVTLGRNNAWTKLFASLGLFGLLASFHCNTISYSRQIYALAREGYLPQKLAALNHCFRTPHWALLAGGVVGLVALFVGKTDEIIIFSVLGAMVMYLTSLLSLFRLRQTEPQLERPYLTPFYPWVPLLALGLAVLCLVAIVYYNAYLSLLFLGMLTATLGMFVWTRKRNN is encoded by the coding sequence ATGTCCACCTACGAGCCACCGTCACAACCAACCACCACGCTTCATAAAGTCATCACAACGCCCCAGCTCTGGGCCATTGCCGTTGGGCTGGTTATCTCGGGTGTTTATTTTGGTTGGAATTACGGCTGGGCCGTTGCAGGTACGTTGGGCTTTTTGGTGGCAACACTCATCGTCACTGTTTTTTACCTCACGTTTATTTTTAGTTATACCGAACTCACCGCTGCTATTCCCGAAGCAGGTGGGGCATTTAGTTATGCCTATCGGGCGTTTGGACCCATCATGGGCTTTGTGGCGGGGTTTGCCACCTTGGTCGATTTTGTCATGGGACCTCCTGCTATCGCGTTTGCATTAGGTGGTTATGCTCATTTTTTACACCCCGATTTGTCGGTGATGGGCGTGGCTGTTGGCACTTACGTTGTATTCATAGCAATCAACCTGTTCGGAATGCGCGATTCGGCCAATTTTTCGTTGATTATCACGGCGCTATCAGTGGTGGAACTGCTGGTGTTTATGGGATTGGTTTGGCCGTTTTACAAAACCGAAAATTTTATTGCCCATAATCCGCCTATCACCGCTGGAGGTGTTTTTGAAGCCTTGCCCTTTGCTATCTGGTTTTACGTCGCGATAGAGGGTGTTGCCATGGTTGCCGAAGAAGTAAAAGAGCCTAAACGAACCATTGCCAAAGGGTATATTATGAGTATTTTGACTCTCGTTGTTCTGGCCTTGGGGACGATGGTGTTGAGTGGCGGAGCTACCGATTGGCGGACGTTGATTGACATGGATTATCCATTGCCAGAGACACTATCGGTCACGTTGGGAAGAAATAACGCATGGACTAAGCTCTTTGCAAGTTTAGGGTTATTTGGACTACTCGCTTCCTTTCACTGCAATACGATTAGTTATTCACGCCAAATCTATGCGCTGGCGCGCGAGGGTTACTTACCTCAAAAATTAGCCGCTTTAAATCACTGTTTTCGGACCCCTCACTGGGCATTATTAGCGGGTGGAGTTGTGGGCTTGGTGGCGCTTTTTGTCGGTAAAACGGATGAAATTATCATTTTTTCAGTACTTGGGGCAATGGTAATGTACCTGACGAGTTTACTGAGCTTATTTCGTTTGAGACAAACGGAGCCACAATTGGAAAGACCCTACCTAACACCTTTTTATCCGTGGGTGCCTCTTTTGGCATTGGGGCTTGCGGTGCTTTGTTTGGTTGCCATAGTGTATTACAACGCATACCTAAGCTTGCTGTTTTTAGGGATGCTTACCGCTACATTGGGGATGTTTGTGTGGACGCGCAAAAGAAATAATTAG
- a CDS encoding TIGR00730 family Rossman fold protein, which produces MSEFEALNEEDRIRVAFEDRNWNEIKTADSWVIFKVLAEFVEGFDKLAKIGPCVSIFGSARTKPDHPYYKMTEEIAAKLVRHGYGVITGGGPGIMEAGNKGAFEQGGKSVGLNIVLPFEQHSNLYIDADKNINFDFFFVRKVMFVKYAQGFVVMPGGFGTLDELFEALTLIQTKKIGRFPIVLVGRSYWSGLIDWIKDTMLETERNINPEDLKLFSVVDTAEEAVKVIDDFYAKYLLKPNF; this is translated from the coding sequence ATGTCAGAATTTGAAGCATTGAATGAAGAAGATCGGATTCGTGTAGCTTTTGAAGATCGCAATTGGAACGAAATAAAAACAGCCGATTCTTGGGTAATATTTAAGGTACTTGCCGAGTTTGTAGAAGGTTTTGATAAGTTGGCAAAAATTGGCCCATGTGTGTCAATTTTTGGTTCGGCCCGAACCAAACCCGACCATCCTTATTATAAAATGACGGAAGAAATCGCGGCCAAATTGGTGCGCCACGGATACGGTGTGATAACAGGCGGTGGCCCAGGTATCATGGAAGCGGGGAATAAAGGAGCGTTTGAACAAGGTGGAAAATCGGTGGGTTTAAATATCGTATTACCCTTTGAACAACACTCAAACTTGTACATCGACGCCGACAAAAATATCAACTTTGATTTCTTTTTTGTTCGGAAAGTGATGTTTGTCAAGTACGCCCAAGGATTTGTGGTAATGCCTGGCGGGTTCGGAACGTTAGACGAACTTTTTGAAGCCTTGACCTTGATTCAAACCAAGAAAATTGGGCGTTTCCCGATTGTGTTGGTGGGAAGAAGCTATTGGTCGGGACTGATTGATTGGATAAAAGACACCATGCTGGAAACCGAACGTAATATCAATCCCGAAGACTTAAAATTGTTTAGCGTGGTGGACACTGCCGAGGAAGCAGTGAAAGTCATTGACGATTTCTACGCTAAATACTTGCTCAAACCTAACTTTTAG
- the rpiB gene encoding ribose 5-phosphate isomerase B encodes MAKKIAIGGDHAGFPLKQPLVDWLIQQGYEVKDFGTYSADSADYADFAHPVALAVESGEFEAGVLVCGSGQGVAITANKHQGIRAALVWDKPLAELARQHNDANIICLPARFISQEVAFECVNLFLNTAFEGGRHAIRVGKISC; translated from the coding sequence ATGGCTAAAAAAATTGCAATTGGAGGCGACCACGCAGGTTTCCCCCTTAAACAACCGTTGGTAGATTGGCTCATTCAACAAGGATATGAAGTAAAAGATTTTGGTACATATAGTGCCGACTCCGCCGACTATGCTGACTTTGCGCACCCTGTCGCATTGGCGGTAGAAAGTGGCGAATTTGAGGCAGGTGTGCTTGTGTGTGGCAGCGGCCAAGGCGTGGCTATTACGGCCAACAAACACCAAGGAATTCGTGCGGCATTGGTTTGGGACAAACCTTTGGCAGAACTTGCACGACAGCACAATGATGCCAACATTATCTGCCTTCCTGCCCGTTTCATCAGCCAGGAAGTCGCTTTTGAGTGCGTTAATCTCTTTTTAAATACTGCATTTGAAGGCGGGCGCCACGCAATTCGCGTAGGGAAGATTTCTTGTTAA
- a CDS encoding nucleoside recognition domain-containing protein: MALNYIWAAFFVVAFVVALLKLIFLGDTEIFKLMVEGMFDSAKVAVMDIALPLAGVMTFFLGILNIGEKAGAINFMARIIGPFFNKLFPEVPKNHPANGQMIMNFSANMLGLDNAATPFGLKAMQSLQELNPSKDTASNAQIMFLVLHTSGLTIIPLSIMAQRAILGAKDPSDIFIPCLIGTYVTTLVSILIVGTYQRINLWNRTVIGWLGGITLGIALLLWYLSGLSKEGLETFSKITGSLILMSIIVSFLVGGMVRKVNIFDTFIEGAKVGFETSVKIMPYLVGMLVAISAFRNAGAMSYLVEGFKWVIGLTGVNTDFTDALPVALMKPLSGSGARALMIDSMKQFGPDSFIGRLVCIFQGSADTTFYIVALYFGSVGIKNTRYAIIAGLIADFVGVIAGILLGYLFFYE; this comes from the coding sequence ATGGCATTGAATTATATTTGGGCGGCATTTTTTGTCGTGGCGTTCGTGGTGGCGTTGCTAAAATTAATCTTTTTGGGCGACACCGAAATTTTCAAACTCATGGTGGAGGGGATGTTCGACTCGGCAAAAGTGGCTGTGATGGACATTGCGCTGCCATTAGCGGGGGTGATGACCTTCTTTTTGGGGATTCTAAACATCGGCGAAAAAGCGGGGGCCATCAATTTCATGGCACGAATCATTGGGCCATTTTTTAATAAATTGTTTCCCGAAGTTCCTAAAAATCACCCCGCAAACGGGCAGATGATTATGAATTTTTCGGCCAACATGCTGGGGTTGGATAATGCTGCTACGCCTTTTGGTCTCAAAGCCATGCAAAGTTTACAAGAGCTAAATCCGTCCAAAGACACGGCTTCCAATGCTCAAATCATGTTTTTGGTGCTGCACACCTCGGGTTTGACCATCATTCCGTTGTCGATTATGGCGCAACGGGCGATTTTGGGGGCGAAAGACCCTTCTGATATTTTTATCCCGTGTTTGATTGGTACCTACGTAACGACGCTGGTGAGTATTTTAATTGTGGGTACATACCAACGCATCAATTTATGGAATCGAACCGTCATCGGTTGGTTAGGCGGAATTACGCTGGGCATTGCACTGCTACTTTGGTATTTGTCAGGGCTATCGAAGGAAGGACTTGAAACCTTTTCAAAAATAACGGGAAGCCTGATTTTGATGTCAATTATTGTTTCGTTTCTTGTGGGAGGGATGGTGCGGAAAGTCAATATTTTTGACACCTTCATTGAAGGGGCAAAAGTAGGCTTTGAAACTTCCGTTAAAATTATGCCTTATCTTGTCGGAATGTTGGTCGCTATCAGCGCTTTCCGAAATGCGGGTGCCATGAGTTACTTGGTGGAAGGTTTCAAGTGGGTAATTGGATTAACAGGAGTAAATACTGATTTTACCGACGCTTTGCCAGTAGCCTTGATGAAGCCCCTAAGCGGAAGTGGTGCACGGGCGTTGATGATTGATAGCATGAAGCAATTTGGCCCTGATTCGTTCATTGGGCGATTGGTGTGTATCTTCCAAGGCTCGGCCGATACTACTTTTTACATCGTTGCCCTTTATTTTGGATCCGTAGGAATCAAGAATACCCGCTACGCAATTATCGCGGGGCTTATCGCTGATTTTGTAGGGGTCATTGCGGGGATATTACTTGGCTATTTGTTCTTCTATGAGTAA
- a CDS encoding DUF4290 domain-containing protein, whose amino-acid sequence MKEYGSNVQKLADYLVSIPERDKRTLQAHVLVELMRQIHPNMRDGQDYSQKLWDDLYIMTNFKLDIDSPFPPPSPDAVGKKPLQVPYTQEHIRYKQYGKNLLLLVEKAIACTDREEKLAFISYLIRQMRTFYNTWNKDNPEDNVVFTQLDEISQGRLKEELTYLRQNGLVDSTPRDKGTHVERYQRNLQNNRGNYQNNNRDRDRDRGNNKNHNRNNNNNNNNNNGGGNGNNRNNNNKFRSNKNNRRS is encoded by the coding sequence TTGAAAGAATACGGTAGTAACGTCCAAAAATTAGCCGATTATCTCGTTTCCATTCCTGAACGTGATAAACGAACCCTCCAAGCTCACGTCTTGGTCGAATTAATGCGTCAAATCCACCCCAATATGCGTGATGGTCAAGATTATTCTCAAAAACTTTGGGATGATTTGTACATCATGACCAACTTTAAATTGGACATTGACAGTCCTTTCCCGCCTCCGTCGCCAGATGCCGTTGGGAAAAAACCGCTCCAAGTTCCTTACACCCAAGAACATATTCGTTACAAACAATACGGTAAGAACCTGCTTTTACTCGTTGAAAAAGCCATTGCTTGTACCGACCGCGAAGAAAAACTCGCCTTTATTTCGTATTTGATTCGTCAAATGCGTACTTTTTATAACACTTGGAACAAAGACAACCCCGAAGACAACGTCGTTTTTACCCAACTTGACGAGATTTCGCAGGGACGTTTGAAGGAAGAATTGACTTACCTTCGCCAAAATGGACTGGTTGATTCGACACCGCGCGATAAAGGAACTCACGTAGAACGCTATCAGCGGAATTTACAAAACAATCGCGGCAATTATCAAAACAATAATCGCGATCGTGACCGCGACCGTGGTAACAACAAGAACCATAACCGTAATAACAACAACAATAATAATAACAATAACGGCGGCGGAAACGGCAACAATCGAAACAACAATAACAAGTTTCGAAGCAATAAGAACAATCGAAGAAGTTGA
- a CDS encoding pyridoxal phosphate-dependent aminotransferase, with product MQIQKSKRLEHLRYDIRGPVYEKALELESQGYKIVNLNIGNPAPFGFDAPDEIIHDIILNIRNAQGYVDSRGLFAARKAVMHYTQTQGIKGVEINDVYIGNGVSELIVMAMQALLNEGDEILVPSPDYPLWTTSVALSGGKPVHYICDEQSDWNPDLEDLESKITPRTKGIVMINPNNPTGAVYEKEVIQKIAEIAERHQLILFSDEIYDKILYDGAKHYPVATMVHDTLCVTFGGLSKNYRAAGFRGGWLILSGAKHRAKSYIEGLTFLASMRLCANVPTQYAIQTALGGYQSIQDLVLPMGRLHKQMNLVYDRLIAIPGVSCVKPKGSLYVFPKIDLRKFDFENDGDFVFQLLSEQKVLVVAGTGFNYIHNDHFRIVFLPTTDELTIAMNRIELMLGEHRIHATKSVEEYLV from the coding sequence ATGCAAATCCAAAAAAGCAAACGCCTTGAACATCTACGCTACGATATTCGAGGCCCCGTTTACGAAAAAGCGTTAGAGCTTGAAAGCCAAGGGTACAAAATTGTTAATTTGAACATTGGAAACCCCGCCCCTTTTGGTTTTGACGCCCCCGATGAAATCATTCACGATATCATCCTCAACATTCGTAACGCCCAAGGGTACGTTGACTCTCGGGGATTGTTTGCCGCCCGCAAGGCAGTAATGCACTATACTCAGACACAAGGAATCAAAGGGGTCGAAATCAATGACGTTTATATTGGCAACGGCGTAAGTGAGCTTATTGTGATGGCTATGCAAGCGTTACTCAACGAGGGTGACGAAATCCTCGTTCCTTCGCCCGACTACCCTCTTTGGACTACTTCAGTTGCCCTCAGTGGTGGAAAACCTGTTCACTATATTTGCGACGAACAAAGCGATTGGAATCCCGATTTAGAAGATTTGGAGAGTAAAATCACACCACGTACCAAAGGGATAGTGATGATTAATCCCAACAACCCGACGGGTGCGGTCTATGAAAAAGAGGTCATTCAGAAAATCGCCGAAATCGCCGAACGCCACCAGCTAATTTTATTTTCTGACGAAATCTACGACAAAATTCTTTACGATGGGGCCAAACATTACCCCGTGGCAACGATGGTTCACGATACACTTTGTGTCACCTTCGGAGGACTTTCCAAAAACTACCGTGCGGCGGGTTTCCGTGGAGGTTGGTTGATTTTGAGTGGGGCAAAACACCGTGCCAAATCGTACATCGAAGGCTTGACATTTTTGGCGAGTATGCGTTTATGTGCCAACGTTCCAACACAATACGCCATTCAAACTGCTTTGGGAGGATATCAAAGTATTCAGGACTTGGTGCTTCCGATGGGGCGCCTTCACAAACAGATGAACTTGGTCTATGACCGACTCATTGCCATTCCTGGCGTAAGCTGTGTAAAGCCCAAGGGGTCTTTGTACGTTTTCCCTAAAATTGACCTGCGTAAGTTTGATTTTGAAAACGACGGGGACTTTGTTTTTCAATTACTTTCTGAGCAAAAAGTGCTTGTTGTGGCAGGCACTGGGTTCAATTATATTCACAATGACCACTTCCGAATTGTGTTTTTGCCTACTACCGACGAGCTTACGATTGCCATGAATCGGATAGAGCTGATGCTCGGTGAACACCGCATTCATGCTACCAAGTCGGTGGAGGAATACTTGGTTTGA
- a CDS encoding LytTR family DNA-binding domain-containing protein — MPKLRCIAVDDEPLALELLEDNIRQVPFLELVASCHNAFEAMDILHEQGADLIFLDIQMPGITGVQFLKSIQGQNTTPMVIFITAYEQYALEGFELDVVDYLLKPVAFERFLKSVNKAYDLFKLHQQTPPEQTATHFFVNANYALVKIRYDEILYIEGLKDYVKIYLSSARHPVITRMTLKGIEQKLPSHEFMRIHKSYIVSLDKIQSVRNLKIHIGEAVIPVGEQYVEEFMKAIGE; from the coding sequence ATGCCTAAGCTACGTTGCATAGCGGTTGATGACGAACCCTTAGCCCTCGAACTTTTAGAAGACAACATTCGCCAAGTGCCTTTTTTGGAGCTAGTAGCAAGTTGCCATAATGCGTTTGAGGCCATGGATATATTGCACGAACAGGGAGCCGACTTGATTTTTTTGGATATTCAAATGCCTGGTATTACGGGGGTTCAGTTTTTAAAATCTATTCAGGGGCAAAATACAACCCCGATGGTGATTTTTATTACTGCCTACGAACAGTATGCGCTAGAAGGATTTGAGTTGGACGTTGTAGATTATTTGTTGAAACCAGTGGCTTTTGAGCGGTTTTTGAAATCGGTCAATAAAGCGTATGACCTATTTAAACTTCACCAACAAACGCCTCCCGAGCAAACTGCAACGCATTTTTTTGTAAATGCAAACTACGCTTTGGTAAAAATTCGTTACGACGAAATTTTGTACATCGAAGGGTTGAAAGACTACGTTAAGATTTATCTTTCCTCGGCGCGTCATCCTGTGATTACCAGAATGACCCTCAAAGGAATCGAGCAAAAACTTCCCTCCCATGAGTTTATGCGGATACACAAGTCATACATTGTTTCTCTTGACAAAATTCAATCGGTACGTAACCTAAAAATCCACATCGGCGAAGCCGTTATTCCAGTGGGAGAACAGTACGTTGAGGAGTTTATGAAAGCGATTGGAGAGTAA